The proteins below are encoded in one region of Silene latifolia isolate original U9 population chromosome 2, ASM4854445v1, whole genome shotgun sequence:
- the LOC141627689 gene encoding putative F-box protein At4g17565, whose product MGNWSELEYNLLGEIVLKLDVIEEFVYFSIVCRSWNRASSLVKPMWKPSMPCLLLAENCHKNPAFLRKVVSLDNDRHYQLSLPYTFGARCWGSTCGWVVTFDLRRQIYIYNPFTKARLRLPPQPTFPNQDPPLDDEEEDAICKRRGFITKAIVVKDVERGNNGNDLIVLAIHTKWTRFLSFARPGDLTWTSIVPPWPFTHRRAMDILCKDRLILILYEDASVGCLDLSVLSKSTKFDQSVKAIQFLPSSEVFKNGLNKYLQEICFVESLGNLLIVLRHICFIWYYSDSQVAKEERYKTDNFEVFTFDSEAKKWEQVTELGDVALFVGDNQSISVRASDCRNCKSNCIYFTDDCDKLWDFPAKFRGHDMGIFDLATGKIHQFYSGDDVHSDFCTPFWFMPRF is encoded by the coding sequence ATGGGAAACTGGTCTGAATTAGAGTATAATCTTCTAGGTGAGATTGTGCTAAAACTAGATGTAATTGAAGAATTTGTTTATTTTTCGATTGTTTGTCGCTCATGGAATCGTGCTTCTTCCTTGGTTAAACCCATGTGGAAGCCATCAATGCCATGTCTACTCCTAGCAGAGAACTGCCACAAAAACCCGGCTTTTCTCAGAAAAGTCGTTAGTCTCGACAATGATAGACACTACCAATTAAGTCTTCCCTACACTTTCGGTGCTAGATGTTGGGGTTCAACTTGCGGATGGGTTGTCACTTTCGACCTTAGACGACAAATTTATATATACAACCCGTTTACCAAGGCTAGACTTCGCCTCCCGCCTCAACCTACCTTTCCAAACCAAGATCCACCCCttgatgatgaggaagaagatgctATTTGTAAACGACGAGGTTTTATTACAAAGGCGATAGTAGTAAAAGATGTCGAAAGGGGAAACAATGGTAACGATTTGATAGTTTTGGCGATTCATACTAAATGGACGAGATTCTTGTCTTTTGCAAGACCGGGTGATCTTACATGGACTTCAATCGTTCCCCCATGGCCCTTTACTCATCGTCGTGCTATGGATATTTTGTGTAAAGATCGATTGATACTAATTTTATACGAGGATGCATCGGTTGGGTGTCTCGACTTATCAGTATTAAGTAAAAGCACAAAATTTGATCAATCTGTGAAGGCTATCCAATTCTTGCCATCTTCCGAGGTTTTTAAGAATGGTCTCAATAAGTATTTACAGGAAATATGTTTTGTGGAGTCCTTAGGTAATTTGCTCATCGTTCTTCggcatatatgttttatttggtATTATTCAGATAGTCAAGTCGCTAAAGAGGAAAGGTACAAAACCGACAATTTCGAGGTATTTACATTTGATTCAGAGGCTAAAAAGTGGGAACAAGTCACGGAATTGGGTGATGTTGCATTGTTTGTAGGCGATAACCAGAGTATATCAGTACGAGCATCAGATTGTCGAAACTGTAAATCAAATTGCATTTACTTCACTGATGATTGTGATAAACTCTGGGATTTTCCAGCAAAGTTTAGAGGGCATGACATGGGGATTTTCGACTTGGCAACCGGAAAAATTCACCAGTTTTACAGTGGCGACGATGTGCATTCTGATTTTTGTACGCCGTTTTGGTTTATGCCTCGCTTTTAG
- the LOC141627698 gene encoding putative F-box protein At4g22170, giving the protein MGNWSELDYDLLGEIVLKLDAIEDFVYFSVVCRSWNRASFLVKPKWKPSMPCLLLAESHGDQNPDFLRKILSLDNDRCYELSLPHTFGARCWGSTCGWVVTIDLSRQIYIYNPFTKARLGLPPQPTLPNQDPPLDNEEEDAILARMVSIRKAIVVKDVERGKNGNDFIVLAIHTNWKRFLSFARPGDLTWTSIVPPWPVEGTPAILPFSQRTADVVCKDGSILILYEDASVGCLDLSDLRKSTKSEHSVKAKQFLPSSEVFKNRLNKHLQEMYFVESLGKLLIVLRRKRDVWDPDSQVNEDEIYKTDRFEVFAFDTEARKWEQVKELGDVALFVGDNQSISVRASDCRNCKSNCIYFTDDCDEFWNLAAKLGGHDMGFFDLEDGKIHQFYSGDDVHSDFCTPFWFMPHF; this is encoded by the coding sequence ATGGGAAATTGGTCAGAATTAGACTATGACCTTCTAGGTGAGATTGTGCTAAAACTAGATGCAATCGAAGACTTTGTTTATTTTTCGGTTGTTTGTCGTTCATGGAATCGTGCTTCTTTCTTGGTTAAACCCAAGTGGAAGCCGTCAATGCCATGTCTTCTACTAGCAGAGAGCCACGGTGATCAAAACCCGGATTTTCTCAGGAAAATCCTTAGTCTCGACAACGATAGATGCTACGAGTTAAGTCTTCCCCACACTTTCGGTGCTAGATGTTGGGGTTCAACTTGCGGATGGGTTGTCACTATCGACCTTAGTCGACAGATTTACATTTACAACCCGTTTACCAAGGCTAGACTTGGGCTACCACCTCAACCTACCCTTCCGAACCAAGATCCACCTCTCGATAATGAGGAAGAAGATGCTATTCTTGCACGAATGGTTTCTATTAGAAAGGCGATAGTAGTAAAAGATGTCGAAAGGGGAAAGAATGGTAATGATTTTATTGTTTTGGCAATACATACTAATTGGAAGAGATTCTTATCTTTTGCAAGGCCGGGCGATCTTACATGGACTTCAATCGTTCCTCCTTGGCCCGTGGAAGGAACGCCAGCTATTTTGCCATTTAGTCAGCGTACTGCAGATGTGGTGTGTAAAGATGGTTCGATACTAATTCTATACGAGGATGCATCGGTTGGGTGTCTCGACTTATCAGATTTAAGAAAAAGCACAAAATCAGAACATTCTGTGAAGGCTAAGCAATTCTTGCCATCTTCTGAGGTTTTTAAGAATCGTCTCAATAAGCATTTACAGGAAATGTATTTCGTGGAGTCCTTGGGTAAGTTGCTCATTGTTCTTCGACGTAAGCGAGATGTTTGGGATCCAGATAGTCAAGTCAACGAAGATGAGATTTACAAAACGGATCGTTTTGAGGTATTTGCATTTGATACAGAGGCTAGAAAGTGGGAGCAAGTCAAGGAATTGGGCGATGTTGCATTGTTTGTAGGCGATAACCAGAGTATATCAGTACGAGCATCAGATTGTCGAAACTGTAAATCTAATTGCATTTACTTTACTGATGATTGTGATGAATTCTGGAATTTGGCAGCAAAGTTAGGAGGGCATGACATGGGGTTTTTCGACTTGGAAGACGGAAAAATTCACCAGTTTTACAGTGGCGATGATGTGCATTCTGATTTTTGTACTCCCTTTTGGTTTATGCCTCACTTTTAG